One part of the Xiphophorus hellerii strain 12219 chromosome 17, Xiphophorus_hellerii-4.1, whole genome shotgun sequence genome encodes these proteins:
- the LOC116736822 gene encoding plexin-C1-like, which translates to MTSVLATKQKAWMVFFIGTADGLLMKLAVDRNFKPTCPEILYRESEKRKVFPKIHLDQVDQNHVYLQLKNKIERVPVSRCSTHRNVRACLSAQDPLCVWCVSEDSCTFEDYCTDSEWLSIPDEAQQEMISHRVVKVSSGMVKVLIQTHLTVQQKVQSNFTCEFSSNSSQICRQQGLSAQFPQCTCILIDTLLTDGNQLLLTDQSNVIT; encoded by the exons ATGACCTCTGTGTTGGCAACGAAGCAGAAGGCCTGGATGGTGTTCTTCATTGGAACAGCAGACGGATTGCTTATGAAG CTTGCTGTAGACAGGAACTTTAAGCCCACCTGTCCAGAGATTCTCTACAGAGAGAGTGAAAAACGCAAAGTGTTTCCCAAAATCCATCTGGATCAAGTGGATCAGAACCATGTGTATTTGCAGCTCAAAAACAAG ATTGAGCGTGTTCCAGTGTCGAGGTGTAGCACTCACAGAAATGTGAGGGCTTGTCTGTCGGCACAGGATCCCCTCTGTGTGTGGTGTGTCTCTGAAGACAG ctGTACATTTGAGGACTACTGCACAGATTCAGAGTGGTTGTCCATCCCTGATGAGGCTCAACAGGAAATGATTTCCCACCGAGTTGTGAAGGTTTCCAGTGGAATG GTCAAAGTATTGATTCAGACCCACCTGACTGTGCAGCAGAAGGTTCAGTCTAACTTCACCTGTGAATTCTCCTCAAATTCTAGTCAGATTTGTAGGCAACAGGGGCTTTCAGCACAGTTCCCTCAATGCACATGCATCCTTATCGACACTCTGCTTACTGATGGTAATCAGCTTTTGTTAACTGATCAAAGTAATGTAATAACCTGA
- the LOC116736786 gene encoding plexin-D1-like isoform X3, translated as MIFLLLGLLCSIWGEPAQCLEENREFNFTEDLRQLAVGNNSVYIATEENLYQLSRDLTLIYNLTQRGILKSTDQQDKEEFYRDPMKAVLNATFKVNVLLPFEKNDTLISCGVTGNELCGFCEVLDLKNISKLVYSESIQVGPQRSSSGSVSFLVDVKKDSGQTETYILTATKNPSDKTECSADLKTINLQNTDHKQHGDIFSWSDRSGVKPGIQTVADVEFVDGFQINSTVYLFSNVASGGKTNKVRLIWLQAETSKAQTLESLHGATLSSSGGSRLLASSVVPGGQQVLWSGVFSVDGGESNTELLLFDVSPDLSREKNKDPDFNILTIKPEIPSVPVLLKPKAVLFKQNLMSSVLAVRLNGWMVFFIGTADGQIIKLSVDRKYQPSCPQILYRTSGDNKVFPKVQLDPVDQKHLYVPFKNQVKRVPVSNCRTYQNVKDCLSAQDPFCVWCVSKKSCSFKDDCTGSERLSIPDESKQKIVSHRFLKDSTGEIKIVVQSHLTTEKKVQPNFTCDFSTTSTQLCKKQGPKPQYPQCTCILNAPFPAADLDVTVTIRVGDTFLSEKIKMVDCSSIQGQPSFHLCQRCVRAGCGWRQNSCSWATDAVSSVSSQMDICANIGQFGRNLSKPEISSISPSVVSFYGRNQAVLSGRNLRDATGVRIKADLDCDPKESPVWNNNGSSLTFPIPSTEAKGLAKVCVLLPDGSCHGNFTITYQSSPICTDITPSSSWRSGGRKVTISGTHLDLVEGITHSPAQQEVMSPMSSSYQTLIYETPAAKSPPVSSSTVFLKVVNETLPCAQKITYYPDPEFSSFVPVKEGKDVRITIQKKADNLQMTEAELSVVGIQNEIEHDCFIKPEGISNKTETFICEIKGLQSSNIDIVKSL; from the exons ATGATCTTTCTTCTGCTCGGTCTGCTTTGCTCCATCTGGGGAGAACCTGCTCAATGTCTGGAGGAGAACAGAGAGTTCAACTTTACAGAGGACCTCCGTCAGCTCGCTGTGGGCAACAACTCTGTTTACATCGCTACAGAGGAGAATCTTTACCAGCTGAGCCGTGACCTGACTCTGATCTACAACCTGACCCAGAGAGGGATCTTAAAGAGCACCGACCAACAGGATAAAGAGGAGTTTTACAGAGACCCCATGAAGGCTGTCTTAAACGCGACTTtcaaagttaatgttttattaccATTTGAGAAAAATGACACATTGATCAGCTGCGGTGTGACTGGAAACGAACTCTGTGGTTTCTGTGAAGTTCTGGACCTGAAGAACATCTCTAAGCTGGTTTACAGTGAATCCATCCAGGTGGGACctcagaggagcagcagtggGTCTGTCAGCTTTCTGGTGGATGTGAAGAAGGATTCAGGTCAGACTGAGACTTACATTCTGACAGCGACAAAGAACCCGAGCGACAAGACAGAGTGTAGCGCTGATTTAAAGACAATCAACCTTCAAAACACTGATCATAAACAACATGGGGATATATTTTCCTGGTCTGATCGATCAGGTGTTAAACCTGGGATCCAAACTGTAGCTGATGTAGAGTTTGTGGACGGATTCCAGATCAACTCAACAGTGTATCTGTTCTCCAACGTGGCATCAGGAGGTAAAACCAACAAAGTCCGTCTGATCTGGCTTCAGGCTGAAACCAGTAAAGCTCAGACTCTGGAGTCTCTTCATGGAGCGACTCTCAGTTCCTCTGGAGGCAGCAGACTGCTGGCCTCCTCGGTCGTCCCAGGTGGACAGCAGGTCCTGTGGAGTGGAGTGTTCAGTGTGGACGGAGGAGAAAGCAacactgagctgctgctgtttgacgTCAGTCCTGATCTCAGCAGGGAGAAGAATAAAGATCCAGACTTTAATATATTGACCATCAAACCAGAGATCCCA TCGGTTCCTGTGCTCCTGAAACCAAAGGCTGTGCTTTTTAAGCAGAACCTCATGAGTTCTGTTCTGGCCGTCAGGCTGAACGGCTGGATGGTTTTCTTCATTGGAACAGCAGATGGACAGATCATCAAG CTCTCTGTGGACAGGAAGTATCAGCCCTCCTGTCCACAGATCCTCTACAGAACCAGTGGAGACAACAAAGTGTTTCCAAAAGTCCAACTGGATCCAGTGGATCAGAAACATCTCTATGTGCCGTTTAAAAACCAG GTGAAACGTGTTCCAGTGTCAAACTGCAGAACTTACCAAAATGTGAAGGATTGTCTTTCTGCCCAGGATCCATTCTGTGTCTGGTGTGTCTCTAAGAAAAG ctGCTCATTTAAAGACGACTGCACAGGTTCAGAGAGGCTGTCCATCCCTGATGAATCCAAGCAGAAAATAGTTTCTCACAGATTTCTGAAGGACTCCACAGGAGAG ATAAAAATAGTCGTCCAATCACACCTGACTACGGAGAAGAAGGTTCAGCCTAACTTCACCTGTGATTTCTCTACAACCTCCACCCAGCTTTGTAAAAAACAGGGACCAAAACCACAGTACCCACAATGCACCTGCATTCTCAATGCCCCTTTCCCTGCTGCTG ATCTTGACGTTACCGTGACGATCAGAGTTGGAGACACATTTctgtcagaaaaaataaaaatggtcgACTGTTCCAGTATCCAGGGGCAACCAAGTTTTCACCT GTGTCAGCGGTGTGTCAGAGCAGGATGTGGATGGAGACAGAACAGCTGCTCCTGGGCCACCGACGCAGTCAGCAGCGTTTCTTCTCAGATG gacATTTGTGCAAACATTGGGCAGTTTGGGAGGAACCTTTCT AAACCAGAGATCTCCTCCATCTCTCCCAGCGTTGTGTCTTTCTATGGCAGAAATCAGGCTGTGTTGTCGGGTCGTAACCTCCGAGATGCGACCGGAGTCAGGATTAAAGCAGACCTGGACTGTGACCCAAAGGA ATCCCCAGTGTGGAACAACAACGGCTCCAGTCTGACCTTCCCTATTCCCAGCACAGAAGCTAAAGGCCTGGCCAAAGTGTGTGTTCTCCTTCCAGACGGAAGTTGCCACGGCAACTTCACCATCACCTATCAGTCATCACCAATCTGCACTGATATTACAccaagcagcagctggagaag TGGGGGCAGGAAGGTCACTATTTCTGGGACTCACCTGGATTTGGTGGAGGGGATCACACACAGCCCCGCCCAGCAGGAAGTCATGTCTCCCATGAGCAGCAGCTATCAG ACTCTCATCTATGAAACGCCTGCAGCCAAAAGCCCTCCGGTGTCCAGCAGCACCGTGTTTCTGAAAGTCGTCAATGAAACGTTGCCCTGCGCTCAGAAAATAACTTACTATCCTGACCCAGAGTTTTCCAGCTTTGTGCCCGTGAAGGAAGGGAAAGATGTCCGCATCACTATTCAG AAAAAGGCAGATAACCTGCAGATGACAGAAGCAGAGCTGTCAGTTGTGGGAATTCAGAATGAAATTGAACATGACTGCTTCATAAAACCCGAAGGAATAAGCAACAAGACAGAAACCTTCATCTGTGAGATCAAAGGACTGCAAAGCTCCAACATTGATATAGTCAAG TCCTTATGA
- the LOC116736786 gene encoding plexin-D1-like isoform X2 — translation MIFLLLGLLCSIWGEPAQCLEENREFNFTEDLRQLAVGNNSVYIATEENLYQLSRDLTLIYNLTQRGILKSTDQQDKEEFYRDPMKAVLNATFKVNVLLPFEKNDTLISCGVTGNELCGFCEVLDLKNISKLVYSESIQVGPQRSSSGSVSFLVDVKKDSGQTETYILTATKNPSDKTECSADLKTINLQNTDHKQHGDIFSWSDRSGVKPGIQTVADVEFVDGFQINSTVYLFSNVASGGKTNKVRLIWLQAETSKAQTLESLHGATLSSSGGSRLLASSVVPGGQQVLWSGVFSVDGGESNTELLLFDVSPDLSREKNKDPDFNILTIKPEIPSVPVLLKPKAVLFKQNLMSSVLAVRLNGWMVFFIGTADGQIIKLSVDRKYQPSCPQILYRTSGDNKVFPKVQLDPVDQKHLYVPFKNQVKRVPVSNCRTYQNVKDCLSAQDPFCVWCVSKKSCSFKDDCTGSERLSIPDESKQKIVSHRFLKDSTGEIKIVVQSHLTTEKKVQPNFTCDFSTTSTQLCKKQGPKPQYPQCTCILNAPFPAADLDVTVTIRVGDTFLSEKIKMVDCSSIQGQPSFHLCQRCVRAGCGWRQNSCSWATDAVSSVSSQMDICANIGQFGRNLSKPEISSISPSVVSFYGRNQAVLSGRNLRDATGVRIKADLDCDPKESPVWNNNGSSLTFPIPSTEAKGLAKVCVLLPDGSCHGNFTITYQSSPICTDITPSSSWRSGGRKVTISGTHLDLVEGITHSPAQQEVMSPMSSSYQTLIYETPAAKSPPVSSSTVFLKVVNETLPCAQKITYYPDPEFSSFVPVKEGKDVRITIQKKADNLQMTEAELSVVGIQNEIEHDCFIKPEGISNKTETFICEIKGLQSSNIDIVKINYGKKTINLRILSLFHKVLMILRLLLVPCVVAVQVIICMWKRRTHG, via the exons ATGATCTTTCTTCTGCTCGGTCTGCTTTGCTCCATCTGGGGAGAACCTGCTCAATGTCTGGAGGAGAACAGAGAGTTCAACTTTACAGAGGACCTCCGTCAGCTCGCTGTGGGCAACAACTCTGTTTACATCGCTACAGAGGAGAATCTTTACCAGCTGAGCCGTGACCTGACTCTGATCTACAACCTGACCCAGAGAGGGATCTTAAAGAGCACCGACCAACAGGATAAAGAGGAGTTTTACAGAGACCCCATGAAGGCTGTCTTAAACGCGACTTtcaaagttaatgttttattaccATTTGAGAAAAATGACACATTGATCAGCTGCGGTGTGACTGGAAACGAACTCTGTGGTTTCTGTGAAGTTCTGGACCTGAAGAACATCTCTAAGCTGGTTTACAGTGAATCCATCCAGGTGGGACctcagaggagcagcagtggGTCTGTCAGCTTTCTGGTGGATGTGAAGAAGGATTCAGGTCAGACTGAGACTTACATTCTGACAGCGACAAAGAACCCGAGCGACAAGACAGAGTGTAGCGCTGATTTAAAGACAATCAACCTTCAAAACACTGATCATAAACAACATGGGGATATATTTTCCTGGTCTGATCGATCAGGTGTTAAACCTGGGATCCAAACTGTAGCTGATGTAGAGTTTGTGGACGGATTCCAGATCAACTCAACAGTGTATCTGTTCTCCAACGTGGCATCAGGAGGTAAAACCAACAAAGTCCGTCTGATCTGGCTTCAGGCTGAAACCAGTAAAGCTCAGACTCTGGAGTCTCTTCATGGAGCGACTCTCAGTTCCTCTGGAGGCAGCAGACTGCTGGCCTCCTCGGTCGTCCCAGGTGGACAGCAGGTCCTGTGGAGTGGAGTGTTCAGTGTGGACGGAGGAGAAAGCAacactgagctgctgctgtttgacgTCAGTCCTGATCTCAGCAGGGAGAAGAATAAAGATCCAGACTTTAATATATTGACCATCAAACCAGAGATCCCA TCGGTTCCTGTGCTCCTGAAACCAAAGGCTGTGCTTTTTAAGCAGAACCTCATGAGTTCTGTTCTGGCCGTCAGGCTGAACGGCTGGATGGTTTTCTTCATTGGAACAGCAGATGGACAGATCATCAAG CTCTCTGTGGACAGGAAGTATCAGCCCTCCTGTCCACAGATCCTCTACAGAACCAGTGGAGACAACAAAGTGTTTCCAAAAGTCCAACTGGATCCAGTGGATCAGAAACATCTCTATGTGCCGTTTAAAAACCAG GTGAAACGTGTTCCAGTGTCAAACTGCAGAACTTACCAAAATGTGAAGGATTGTCTTTCTGCCCAGGATCCATTCTGTGTCTGGTGTGTCTCTAAGAAAAG ctGCTCATTTAAAGACGACTGCACAGGTTCAGAGAGGCTGTCCATCCCTGATGAATCCAAGCAGAAAATAGTTTCTCACAGATTTCTGAAGGACTCCACAGGAGAG ATAAAAATAGTCGTCCAATCACACCTGACTACGGAGAAGAAGGTTCAGCCTAACTTCACCTGTGATTTCTCTACAACCTCCACCCAGCTTTGTAAAAAACAGGGACCAAAACCACAGTACCCACAATGCACCTGCATTCTCAATGCCCCTTTCCCTGCTGCTG ATCTTGACGTTACCGTGACGATCAGAGTTGGAGACACATTTctgtcagaaaaaataaaaatggtcgACTGTTCCAGTATCCAGGGGCAACCAAGTTTTCACCT GTGTCAGCGGTGTGTCAGAGCAGGATGTGGATGGAGACAGAACAGCTGCTCCTGGGCCACCGACGCAGTCAGCAGCGTTTCTTCTCAGATG gacATTTGTGCAAACATTGGGCAGTTTGGGAGGAACCTTTCT AAACCAGAGATCTCCTCCATCTCTCCCAGCGTTGTGTCTTTCTATGGCAGAAATCAGGCTGTGTTGTCGGGTCGTAACCTCCGAGATGCGACCGGAGTCAGGATTAAAGCAGACCTGGACTGTGACCCAAAGGA ATCCCCAGTGTGGAACAACAACGGCTCCAGTCTGACCTTCCCTATTCCCAGCACAGAAGCTAAAGGCCTGGCCAAAGTGTGTGTTCTCCTTCCAGACGGAAGTTGCCACGGCAACTTCACCATCACCTATCAGTCATCACCAATCTGCACTGATATTACAccaagcagcagctggagaag TGGGGGCAGGAAGGTCACTATTTCTGGGACTCACCTGGATTTGGTGGAGGGGATCACACACAGCCCCGCCCAGCAGGAAGTCATGTCTCCCATGAGCAGCAGCTATCAG ACTCTCATCTATGAAACGCCTGCAGCCAAAAGCCCTCCGGTGTCCAGCAGCACCGTGTTTCTGAAAGTCGTCAATGAAACGTTGCCCTGCGCTCAGAAAATAACTTACTATCCTGACCCAGAGTTTTCCAGCTTTGTGCCCGTGAAGGAAGGGAAAGATGTCCGCATCACTATTCAG AAAAAGGCAGATAACCTGCAGATGACAGAAGCAGAGCTGTCAGTTGTGGGAATTCAGAATGAAATTGAACATGACTGCTTCATAAAACCCGAAGGAATAAGCAACAAGACAGAAACCTTCATCTGTGAGATCAAAGGACTGCAAAGCTCCAACATTGATATAGTCAAG ATCAATTAcggaaagaaaacaataaatctgcGGATTTTGTCTTTATTCCATAAAGTCCTTATGATTCTGCGGCTCTTGCTGGTACCCTGCGTTGTTGCCG TGCAGGTGATTATTTGTATGTGGAAAAGACGGACTCACGGCTGA
- the LOC116736814 gene encoding plexin-C1-like has product MKNSCSWASELTHNTQKDVCLEMEAGRKISLPDVISVTPSVVSVYGKNHALLSGQHLSDVIGVRISTHMDCSPQESPVWNNTGVSLTFHIPTTETRRVVKMCVLLPDGSCHGNTIISYQSSPVCTDIVPRSSWRSGKRKVKLIGTHLEFVDGLMQSHAQHQVLLPRNSSSQETLTYDTPTAESSQICCSTVFMKVANQTVACLVKLTYYPDPEFTGFTTERLRNDARVVIHKSSDKLEMTAAELLVWGIEGEKQHPCVKVKENHNKTDSFICDIQGVNNTNFRAIKIKYGDTTVWMQTLTSLHVGLLILHFLLKCSILTVLVVFCQWQKRQESSDY; this is encoded by the exons ATGAAGAACAGCTGTTCCTGGGCCAGTGAACTTACTCACAAT ACCCAgaaggatgtttgcctggagatGGAAGCTGGGAGGAAAATTTCT TTACCAGATGTCATCTCCGTTACACCTAGTGTTGTGTCTGTATATGGGAAAAACCACGCTTTGCTGTCGGGTCAGCACCTGAGCGACGTGATCGGAGTGAGAATCTCGACGCACATGGACTGTAGTCCTCAGGA ATCTCCTGTGTGGAACAACACTGGTGTCAGTTTGACCTTTCACATCCCCACCACTGAAACTAGAAGAGTGGTCAAAATGTGTGTTCTTCTGCCTGATGGTAGTTGCCACGGAAACACTATAATCTCCTATCAGTCGTCCCCAGTCTGCACTGACATAGTACCTcggagcagctggaggag TGGGAAGAGGAAGGTCAAACTCATTGGGACACACCTGGAGTTTGTGGATGGGCTGATGCAGAGCCACGCCCAGCATCAAGTGTTGCTTCCCAGGAACAGCAGCAGTCAGGAG aCTCTCACCTATGATACGCCTACAGCAGAAAGCAGTCAGATTTGCTGCAGCACCGTTTTTATGAAAGTAGCCAATCAAACAGTGGCCTGTTTGGTCAAACTAACGTACTATCCTGATCCGGAGTTTACCGGCTTCACTACAGAGAGGCTGAGAAATGATGCCCGTGTTGTTATTCAC aaaaGTTCAGATAAACTGGAGATGACAGCAGCAGAGTTGTTGGTGTGGGGCATTGAGGGTGAAAAACAACATCCCTGTGTCAAAGTCAAAGAAAACCATAACAAGACAGACTCCTTTATCTGTGACATCCAAGGAGTTAACAATACTAACTTCAGGGCTATAAAG ATTAAATATGGTGACACAACTGTGTGGATGCAGACTCTGACTTCATTACATGTGGGCCTTCTGATTCTACATTTTCTTCTCAAATGCTCTATTCTTACTG TGCTGGTGGTTTTCTGTCAGTGGCAAAAGAGACAAGAAAGTTCTGATTACTGA
- the LOC116736786 gene encoding plexin-C1-like isoform X1, whose translation MIFLLLGLLCSIWGEPAQCLEENREFNFTEDLRQLAVGNNSVYIATEENLYQLSRDLTLIYNLTQRGILKSTDQQDKEEFYRDPMKAVLNATFKVNVLLPFEKNDTLISCGVTGNELCGFCEVLDLKNISKLVYSESIQVGPQRSSSGSVSFLVDVKKDSGQTETYILTATKNPSDKTECSADLKTINLQNTDHKQHGDIFSWSDRSGVKPGIQTVADVEFVDGFQINSTVYLFSNVASGGKTNKVRLIWLQAETSKAQTLESLHGATLSSSGGSRLLASSVVPGGQQVLWSGVFSVDGGESNTELLLFDVSPDLSREKNKDPDFNILTIKPEIPSVPVLLKPKAVLFKQNLMSSVLAVRLNGWMVFFIGTADGQIIKLSVDRKYQPSCPQILYRTSGDNKVFPKVQLDPVDQKHLYVPFKNQVKRVPVSNCRTYQNVKDCLSAQDPFCVWCVSKKSCSFKDDCTGSERLSIPDESKQKIVSHRFLKDSTGEIKIVVQSHLTTEKKVQPNFTCDFSTTSTQLCKKQGPKPQYPQCTCILNAPFPAADLDVTVTIRVGDTFLSEKIKMVDCSSIQGQPSFHLCQRCVRAGCGWRQNSCSWATDAVSSVSSQMDICANIGQFGRNLSKPEISSISPSVVSFYGRNQAVLSGRNLRDATGVRIKADLDCDPKESPVWNNNGSSLTFPIPSTEAKGLAKVCVLLPDGSCHGNFTITYQSSPICTDITPSSSWRSGGRKVTISGTHLDLVEGITHSPAQQEVMSPMSSSYQTLIYETPAAKSPPVSSSTVFLKVVNETLPCAQKITYYPDPEFSSFVPVKEGKDVRITIQKKADNLQMTEAELSVVGIQNEIEHDCFIKPEGISNKTETFICEIKGLQSSNIDIVKINYGKKTINLRILSLFHKVLMILRLLLVPCVVAGDYLYVEKTDSRLRQNSDLLTVSGRRTPIKRLVFFFS comes from the exons ATGATCTTTCTTCTGCTCGGTCTGCTTTGCTCCATCTGGGGAGAACCTGCTCAATGTCTGGAGGAGAACAGAGAGTTCAACTTTACAGAGGACCTCCGTCAGCTCGCTGTGGGCAACAACTCTGTTTACATCGCTACAGAGGAGAATCTTTACCAGCTGAGCCGTGACCTGACTCTGATCTACAACCTGACCCAGAGAGGGATCTTAAAGAGCACCGACCAACAGGATAAAGAGGAGTTTTACAGAGACCCCATGAAGGCTGTCTTAAACGCGACTTtcaaagttaatgttttattaccATTTGAGAAAAATGACACATTGATCAGCTGCGGTGTGACTGGAAACGAACTCTGTGGTTTCTGTGAAGTTCTGGACCTGAAGAACATCTCTAAGCTGGTTTACAGTGAATCCATCCAGGTGGGACctcagaggagcagcagtggGTCTGTCAGCTTTCTGGTGGATGTGAAGAAGGATTCAGGTCAGACTGAGACTTACATTCTGACAGCGACAAAGAACCCGAGCGACAAGACAGAGTGTAGCGCTGATTTAAAGACAATCAACCTTCAAAACACTGATCATAAACAACATGGGGATATATTTTCCTGGTCTGATCGATCAGGTGTTAAACCTGGGATCCAAACTGTAGCTGATGTAGAGTTTGTGGACGGATTCCAGATCAACTCAACAGTGTATCTGTTCTCCAACGTGGCATCAGGAGGTAAAACCAACAAAGTCCGTCTGATCTGGCTTCAGGCTGAAACCAGTAAAGCTCAGACTCTGGAGTCTCTTCATGGAGCGACTCTCAGTTCCTCTGGAGGCAGCAGACTGCTGGCCTCCTCGGTCGTCCCAGGTGGACAGCAGGTCCTGTGGAGTGGAGTGTTCAGTGTGGACGGAGGAGAAAGCAacactgagctgctgctgtttgacgTCAGTCCTGATCTCAGCAGGGAGAAGAATAAAGATCCAGACTTTAATATATTGACCATCAAACCAGAGATCCCA TCGGTTCCTGTGCTCCTGAAACCAAAGGCTGTGCTTTTTAAGCAGAACCTCATGAGTTCTGTTCTGGCCGTCAGGCTGAACGGCTGGATGGTTTTCTTCATTGGAACAGCAGATGGACAGATCATCAAG CTCTCTGTGGACAGGAAGTATCAGCCCTCCTGTCCACAGATCCTCTACAGAACCAGTGGAGACAACAAAGTGTTTCCAAAAGTCCAACTGGATCCAGTGGATCAGAAACATCTCTATGTGCCGTTTAAAAACCAG GTGAAACGTGTTCCAGTGTCAAACTGCAGAACTTACCAAAATGTGAAGGATTGTCTTTCTGCCCAGGATCCATTCTGTGTCTGGTGTGTCTCTAAGAAAAG ctGCTCATTTAAAGACGACTGCACAGGTTCAGAGAGGCTGTCCATCCCTGATGAATCCAAGCAGAAAATAGTTTCTCACAGATTTCTGAAGGACTCCACAGGAGAG ATAAAAATAGTCGTCCAATCACACCTGACTACGGAGAAGAAGGTTCAGCCTAACTTCACCTGTGATTTCTCTACAACCTCCACCCAGCTTTGTAAAAAACAGGGACCAAAACCACAGTACCCACAATGCACCTGCATTCTCAATGCCCCTTTCCCTGCTGCTG ATCTTGACGTTACCGTGACGATCAGAGTTGGAGACACATTTctgtcagaaaaaataaaaatggtcgACTGTTCCAGTATCCAGGGGCAACCAAGTTTTCACCT GTGTCAGCGGTGTGTCAGAGCAGGATGTGGATGGAGACAGAACAGCTGCTCCTGGGCCACCGACGCAGTCAGCAGCGTTTCTTCTCAGATG gacATTTGTGCAAACATTGGGCAGTTTGGGAGGAACCTTTCT AAACCAGAGATCTCCTCCATCTCTCCCAGCGTTGTGTCTTTCTATGGCAGAAATCAGGCTGTGTTGTCGGGTCGTAACCTCCGAGATGCGACCGGAGTCAGGATTAAAGCAGACCTGGACTGTGACCCAAAGGA ATCCCCAGTGTGGAACAACAACGGCTCCAGTCTGACCTTCCCTATTCCCAGCACAGAAGCTAAAGGCCTGGCCAAAGTGTGTGTTCTCCTTCCAGACGGAAGTTGCCACGGCAACTTCACCATCACCTATCAGTCATCACCAATCTGCACTGATATTACAccaagcagcagctggagaag TGGGGGCAGGAAGGTCACTATTTCTGGGACTCACCTGGATTTGGTGGAGGGGATCACACACAGCCCCGCCCAGCAGGAAGTCATGTCTCCCATGAGCAGCAGCTATCAG ACTCTCATCTATGAAACGCCTGCAGCCAAAAGCCCTCCGGTGTCCAGCAGCACCGTGTTTCTGAAAGTCGTCAATGAAACGTTGCCCTGCGCTCAGAAAATAACTTACTATCCTGACCCAGAGTTTTCCAGCTTTGTGCCCGTGAAGGAAGGGAAAGATGTCCGCATCACTATTCAG AAAAAGGCAGATAACCTGCAGATGACAGAAGCAGAGCTGTCAGTTGTGGGAATTCAGAATGAAATTGAACATGACTGCTTCATAAAACCCGAAGGAATAAGCAACAAGACAGAAACCTTCATCTGTGAGATCAAAGGACTGCAAAGCTCCAACATTGATATAGTCAAG ATCAATTAcggaaagaaaacaataaatctgcGGATTTTGTCTTTATTCCATAAAGTCCTTATGATTCTGCGGCTCTTGCTGGTACCCTGCGTTGTTGCCG GTGATTATTTGTATGTGGAAAAGACGGACTCACGGCTGAGACAAAACTCTGATCTCCTGACAGTTTCTGGAAGGAGAACTCCAATAAAGAggcttgttttcttcttttcctga